Proteins encoded within one genomic window of Bacillus thuringiensis:
- a CDS encoding GNAT family N-acetyltransferase has protein sequence MYVSTILKVEEIASFIATVNKDAIHHVGYCGDEKGELLHTILHDFSDIGWEGSFVVTYEDNKIIGVLGFDVDEVKKCAEIWGPFIKAENWEEVALHMWKELIEKVPFHIEELYGFYHVENNNCARLMKNLHAKEQGRHSILILNNIVEQRIICNVEEALPQVFEQFIDLHNHVFPNTYYEGNEIIGRLSDTNKLFVSMKNEKLEGYVYVEVNPEFQEANIEFIATAENSRRKGVGERLLQKAIQYIFSFQGMKEIELCLNTNNDRAMKLYKKVGFEEKSCLQHYIIE, from the coding sequence ATGTATGTTAGTACTATTTTAAAGGTTGAAGAGATTGCATCATTTATTGCAACTGTAAACAAAGATGCTATTCATCATGTCGGTTATTGTGGAGATGAGAAAGGGGAGTTGTTACATACAATTCTTCATGATTTTTCTGATATAGGTTGGGAAGGATCCTTTGTTGTTACTTATGAGGACAATAAAATAATTGGTGTATTAGGATTTGATGTGGATGAAGTAAAGAAATGTGCAGAAATATGGGGACCGTTTATTAAAGCAGAGAATTGGGAAGAAGTTGCTTTACATATGTGGAAGGAACTTATAGAAAAGGTGCCTTTTCATATTGAGGAACTTTATGGCTTTTATCATGTGGAAAATAATAATTGTGCCCGTTTAATGAAGAATTTACATGCAAAAGAACAAGGTCGACATAGTATTCTCATTTTAAATAATATTGTGGAGCAACGTATTATATGTAATGTAGAAGAGGCTTTACCACAAGTATTTGAGCAGTTTATCGATTTACACAATCATGTTTTTCCTAATACATATTATGAAGGAAATGAAATTATTGGACGTTTAAGTGATACGAATAAATTATTTGTAAGTATGAAGAATGAGAAGTTAGAAGGTTACGTATATGTGGAAGTAAATCCAGAGTTTCAAGAAGCGAATATCGAATTTATTGCAACCGCTGAAAATAGTAGAAGAAAAGGTGTCGGAGAGCGGTTATTACAAAAGGCAATTCAGTATATTTTCTCCTTCCAAGGAATGAAGGAGATAGAATTATGTTTGAATACGAATAATGATCGTGCAATGAAGTTGTACAAGAAAGTAGGATTTGAGGAGAAGTCATGTTTACAACACTATATAATAGAGTGA
- a CDS encoding NEAT domain-containing protein produces MKKNKRKHINAMIIAAALSLPFAAYSTPALAAVAIEVNKTGHALEDGTYDAVIKAYKDKTNEESMAAVYIKNPKLTIEKGKKIVTATLSDSDFFQYLKTEDIHTPGVFHDVKVISEDKKKNGTKVIQFEVGELGKRYNMQMHIYIPTMAYDNKYQVQFEVNTLNLENNVPEEQKENKEDKVDQQDANVIVDKQLQRHINKYNLNRENLNTPITKEDLLKVKSLIVVEAKSKGIKDVSGLEHMKNLESLTLEEVKLENIQFISNLRQLKSLSITYGELKDIGPLAELEHLEFLTLRNNKISDLSPLSQMKKVKMLDLNSNDIKDIKPLFTVKSLRTLTVANNQISNAGLEGVHQLKNLKTFEISNNGLSNVEHINGMNKLIELGLSKNELVDLTPLSKLSGLQKLNLEENYISDITPLSQLTGLYDLKLGSNEIRDVRPVQELGKRMYIDIQRQKIFLDDVEKDKEVKIPIYNLQGEPIDIIQLNSEDGIVNNGSVKWGTTGEKTYEFILDIKPEENRIKFNGTVIQNVVERLDEIKETVKEDREQNGNVILDKSLQQHINQKNFGRENLNAPITKEDLLQIKTLEILKEKGKEIKNLTGLEYMTNLEKLTLEGVGLKNIKFISNLEKLNDVNVSHNQIEDITPLSSLKNLQWLNLADNHIKDVSVLGSMLDLLGLHLAGNEVRDVRPLIQLGQWGTIDVRRQKVILDDAEINREVKIPVYDLEGERIEKITLKSAGGILTDDGIIWSTLGEKIYEFDLDADHYETGILYSGIVMQNIVEKLISTEEAKEPTKEIEEAKEEAKEPTKEIEEAKEEVKELTKEIEEVKEEVKEPTKEIEEAKEEVKEPTKEIEEVKEEVKEPTKEIEEVKEEVKEPTKEIEEVKEEVKEPVKEVEEVKEEVKEPVKEVEEVKEEVKEPVKEAEKVKEEEVRESTKGLVTGLNQEPKGNNQVVENEERKADNLNKQHANKQEEGKKSLASTGGEASTSTLLSGITLVLSALSMFVFRKRLFKK; encoded by the coding sequence TTGAAAAAAAATAAAAGAAAACATATAAATGCGATGATTATAGCTGCGGCGTTATCACTTCCATTTGCTGCGTACTCAACGCCTGCTTTAGCAGCAGTAGCAATTGAGGTGAATAAAACTGGGCATGCTTTAGAAGATGGTACATATGATGCTGTTATTAAGGCGTATAAAGATAAAACGAATGAAGAGTCTATGGCAGCTGTTTATATAAAAAATCCTAAATTAACAATTGAGAAAGGAAAGAAAATTGTAACGGCAACGTTAAGTGATAGTGATTTCTTTCAATACTTGAAAACAGAGGATATTCATACTCCAGGTGTATTCCATGATGTAAAAGTAATATCAGAAGATAAAAAGAAAAATGGAACGAAAGTGATTCAGTTTGAAGTAGGAGAATTAGGGAAAAGGTATAATATGCAAATGCATATTTATATTCCGACAATGGCCTATGATAATAAGTATCAAGTGCAATTTGAAGTAAATACATTGAATTTAGAGAACAATGTTCCAGAAGAACAAAAGGAAAATAAAGAGGATAAAGTGGATCAACAAGATGCGAATGTAATAGTAGATAAGCAACTACAAAGGCATATTAATAAATATAACTTGAATAGAGAGAATCTAAATACTCCAATAACTAAGGAAGATTTATTAAAAGTTAAATCTTTAATAGTCGTTGAAGCCAAAAGTAAAGGAATAAAAGACGTAAGCGGCCTAGAACATATGAAGAACTTAGAAAGCTTAACGTTGGAAGAAGTTAAGTTGGAAAATATACAATTTATCTCGAACTTGAGGCAATTGAAATCATTAAGTATAACTTATGGTGAACTTAAAGATATTGGACCTTTGGCTGAGTTAGAGCATCTGGAGTTTTTAACTTTGAGAAACAATAAAATCTCAGATTTAAGCCCATTAAGCCAAATGAAGAAGGTTAAAATGCTAGATTTAAATAGTAATGATATAAAAGATATTAAACCATTATTTACAGTGAAATCTTTAAGGACTTTGACTGTAGCAAATAATCAAATTAGTAATGCAGGCCTTGAAGGAGTTCACCAATTAAAGAATTTAAAGACATTTGAAATAAGCAATAATGGATTGAGTAATGTTGAACATATTAATGGAATGAATAAATTAATTGAATTAGGGCTTTCCAAAAATGAATTAGTAGATCTTACGCCATTATCAAAATTATCAGGGTTACAGAAACTAAATCTAGAAGAAAACTATATTTCAGATATAACGCCACTTAGTCAATTAACAGGTTTATATGATTTAAAACTAGGTTCAAATGAAATTCGTGATGTTAGACCAGTTCAAGAACTAGGAAAAAGAATGTATATTGATATTCAAAGACAAAAAATCTTTTTAGATGATGTAGAAAAAGATAAGGAAGTTAAAATACCTATCTATAATTTACAAGGAGAGCCAATTGATATTATTCAATTGAATAGTGAAGATGGAATAGTTAATAATGGTTCTGTTAAATGGGGTACTACCGGTGAAAAAACATATGAATTTATATTGGATATAAAGCCAGAAGAGAATCGTATTAAGTTTAATGGAACAGTAATTCAAAATGTTGTTGAAAGGTTAGATGAAATAAAGGAAACAGTAAAAGAGGACCGGGAACAAAATGGAAATGTAATACTCGACAAGAGTTTACAACAACATATTAATCAAAAGAATTTTGGTAGAGAGAATCTAAATGCCCCTATAACAAAAGAAGATTTATTACAGATTAAAACATTAGAGATACTTAAAGAAAAAGGAAAAGAGATAAAAAATCTAACAGGTTTAGAGTACATGACGAACTTAGAAAAACTCACTTTAGAAGGAGTAGGGTTGAAAAATATCAAATTTATCTCGAACTTAGAAAAGTTGAACGATGTGAATGTATCTCATAATCAAATTGAAGATATAACACCACTATCTTCATTAAAAAATCTACAATGGTTAAATCTTGCGGACAATCATATTAAAGATGTATCGGTTCTTGGTTCCATGCTAGACTTACTTGGCTTACATTTAGCAGGAAATGAAGTTCGTGATGTAAGGCCGTTAATACAATTAGGTCAATGGGGAACAATTGATGTCAGAAGGCAAAAGGTCATTTTAGATGATGCAGAAATAAATAGGGAAGTTAAAATACCTGTATATGATTTAGAAGGAGAACGAATTGAAAAGATTACGTTAAAGAGTGCAGGTGGAATTCTTACTGATGATGGAATCATTTGGAGTACTCTAGGAGAAAAAATATATGAATTTGATTTAGATGCAGATCATTATGAGACTGGCATATTATATAGTGGCATCGTCATGCAGAATATAGTAGAAAAATTAATATCGACAGAAGAAGCGAAAGAACCAACAAAAGAAATTGAAGAAGCAAAAGAAGAAGCGAAAGAACCAACAAAAGAAATTGAAGAAGCAAAAGAAGAAGTAAAAGAGCTAACGAAAGAAATTGAAGAGGTAAAAGAAGAAGTAAAGGAACCAACAAAAGAAATTGAAGAAGCAAAAGAAGAAGTAAAAGAGCCAACGAAAGAAATTGAAGAGGTAAAAGAAGAAGTAAAAGAGCCAACGAAAGAAATTGAAGAGGTAAAAGAAGAAGTAAAAGAGCCAACGAAAGAAATTGAAGAGGTAAAAGAAGAAGTAAAAGAGCCAGTGAAAGAAGTTGAAGAGGTAAAAGAAGAAGTAAAAGAGCCAGTGAAAGAAGTTGAAGAGGTAAAAGAAGAAGTAAAAGAGCCAGTGAAAGAAGCTGAAAAAGTAAAAGAGGAGGAAGTAAGAGAGTCAACAAAAGGATTAGTAACTGGATTGAATCAAGAGCCAAAAGGGAATAATCAAGTTGTTGAAAACGAAGAGAGAAAAGCAGACAATTTAAATAAACAACATGCTAATAAGCAAGAGGAAGGTAAGAAATCTTTAGCATCAACAGGTGGTGAAGCTAGCACATCAACTTTACTTTCTGGAATAACACTTGTTCTTTCCGCACTAAGTATGTTCGTATTTAGAAAGAGATTATTTAAGAAATAA
- the yhbH gene encoding sporulation protein YhbH codes for MGEENQPNYTISQENWSLHRKGYDDQQRHQEKVQEAIKNNLPDLVTEESIVMSNGKDVVKIPIRSLDEYKIRYNYDKNKHVGQGNGDSKVGDVVARDGSGGQKQKGPGKGQGAGDSAGEDYYEAEVSILELEQAFFKELELPNLKRKEMDENRIEHVEFNDIRKTGLWGNIDKKRTMISAYKRNAMRGKASFHPIHQEDLKFRTWNEVLKPDSKAVVLAMMDTSGSMGIWEKYMARSFFFWMTRFLRTKYETVDIEFIAHHTEAKVVTEEEFFSKGESGGTICSSVYKKALELIDNKYSPDRYNIYPFHFSDGDNLTSDNARCVKLVEELMKKCNMFGYGEVNQYNRHSTLMSAYKNIKDENFRYYILKQKADVFHAMKSFFREEAGEKMA; via the coding sequence ATGGGTGAAGAAAACCAACCAAATTATACGATTTCACAGGAAAACTGGTCCCTCCATCGCAAAGGATATGACGACCAACAACGCCATCAAGAAAAAGTACAAGAGGCAATTAAGAATAATTTACCCGATCTTGTAACAGAAGAAAGTATAGTGATGTCTAATGGTAAGGATGTTGTAAAAATACCGATTCGCTCTTTAGATGAATATAAGATTAGGTACAATTATGATAAAAACAAACATGTTGGGCAAGGAAACGGTGACAGCAAAGTTGGTGATGTCGTTGCGAGAGATGGATCAGGTGGTCAAAAACAAAAAGGACCAGGAAAAGGGCAAGGGGCAGGAGATTCAGCTGGAGAAGATTATTATGAAGCTGAAGTTTCTATTCTAGAATTAGAGCAAGCGTTTTTCAAAGAATTAGAATTACCTAATTTGAAGAGAAAAGAAATGGATGAAAATCGGATTGAACATGTTGAATTTAATGACATTAGAAAAACGGGATTATGGGGCAACATCGATAAGAAAAGAACGATGATATCCGCATATAAACGAAATGCGATGCGTGGTAAAGCATCCTTCCATCCAATTCATCAAGAAGATTTAAAGTTCCGCACTTGGAATGAAGTATTAAAGCCAGATTCTAAAGCGGTTGTATTAGCAATGATGGATACGAGTGGATCAATGGGAATATGGGAGAAATATATGGCACGCAGCTTCTTTTTCTGGATGACGAGATTCCTACGGACGAAGTATGAAACAGTAGATATTGAGTTTATTGCCCATCATACGGAGGCAAAAGTAGTTACAGAGGAAGAGTTTTTCTCAAAAGGAGAAAGTGGCGGAACAATATGTTCTTCTGTATACAAAAAAGCACTCGAGCTAATTGATAATAAATACTCACCAGACCGCTATAATATTTATCCATTCCATTTTTCAGACGGTGATAATTTAACATCAGATAATGCTAGATGTGTAAAGCTTGTTGAAGAGTTAATGAAGAAGTGTAATATGTTTGGATATGGGGAAGTGAATCAGTACAACCGCCATAGTACCCTCATGTCAGCCTATAAAAATATTAAAGATGAGAATTTCAGATATTATATTTTAAAGCAAAAAGCAGATGTATTCCATGCAATGAAGAGCTTCTTTAGAGAAGAAGCTGGAGAGAAAATGGCATAA
- the opuD gene encoding glycine betaine transporter OpuD, whose product MIKKENSVFYISILLTTLFIIWGITPASWIQGYDLQSVTSSLNSFILNKFGWFYSLLMTAMIILATYLAFSKYGSIRLGKDGEKPKYSYPSWLSMLFGAGMGIGLLFYGIAEPISHFTDPLTGKAGTEESAKLAMQYSFFHWGLFPWSLYAMVALTIAYFTFRKQKGSTIGATVTPLFNRSKNSPIGKTVDILAVLATVFGIVPSVGIGAQQIAGGLSYLFPSIHNTLLTQLVLIAIFAVLYLTSAQTGLDRGIKYLSNLNFSLAGILLVSFLLLGPTVFIMKYFTSTLGSYIGALPSMGLNLGAFNEKSSSWIENWTIFYWGWWISWSPFVGTFIARISKGRTIKEFIFGVVLVPTLICTFWFAVFGGTAIHMEMFQSLGIADEIAKNGTEIGLFAVISHLPFSTFLTIIGLILVATFFVTSADSATFVVSMQTSNGSLSPKNSLKLIWGLTIAIIAAILLQAGGLNALQIAAIIAALPFSIVVVLMVTSLFKELRKEDFNSQTKEVSQKIKKIM is encoded by the coding sequence ATGATAAAAAAAGAAAACAGTGTATTCTATATCTCCATCTTGCTAACAACATTATTCATCATATGGGGAATTACCCCGGCAAGTTGGATACAAGGCTATGATTTACAAAGTGTTACATCTTCTTTAAACTCATTTATCCTCAATAAATTTGGATGGTTTTACTCTCTACTTATGACCGCAATGATTATTTTAGCTACGTATTTAGCATTTTCTAAGTACGGTTCTATTCGTCTTGGTAAAGATGGAGAAAAACCAAAATACAGTTATCCATCTTGGTTATCCATGTTGTTTGGAGCAGGAATGGGAATTGGACTCCTCTTCTATGGAATCGCTGAACCGATTTCACATTTTACAGATCCATTAACAGGAAAAGCAGGTACAGAGGAAAGCGCCAAGCTCGCTATGCAATATTCATTTTTCCACTGGGGCCTCTTTCCATGGTCACTATACGCAATGGTTGCTTTAACAATTGCATATTTCACATTCCGCAAACAAAAAGGTAGCACAATTGGCGCTACAGTTACTCCGTTATTTAATCGATCGAAAAATTCTCCTATCGGAAAAACAGTCGATATTTTAGCTGTTTTAGCCACTGTATTCGGTATTGTGCCATCTGTTGGGATTGGCGCTCAACAAATCGCCGGAGGATTAAGCTATTTATTCCCTTCTATTCATAATACTTTACTTACACAGCTCGTACTTATCGCCATCTTCGCTGTTTTATATTTAACAAGTGCACAAACCGGCTTAGATCGTGGGATTAAATATTTGAGTAACTTAAATTTCTCTCTTGCAGGTATTTTACTCGTCTCCTTTTTACTTTTAGGACCAACTGTATTTATTATGAAATATTTCACGTCTACACTCGGTTCTTATATTGGGGCTTTACCTAGTATGGGATTAAATTTAGGAGCATTTAACGAAAAATCTTCTTCTTGGATTGAAAACTGGACTATTTTCTATTGGGGATGGTGGATCTCTTGGTCTCCATTCGTCGGTACATTCATTGCCCGTATTTCTAAAGGGCGCACAATAAAAGAATTTATCTTTGGAGTTGTATTAGTCCCAACTCTTATCTGTACATTTTGGTTTGCAGTATTTGGCGGTACCGCTATCCATATGGAAATGTTCCAATCACTTGGAATAGCTGATGAAATTGCAAAAAATGGTACAGAGATTGGGTTATTCGCTGTTATTTCACACCTACCATTCTCTACATTTTTAACAATTATCGGGTTAATTTTAGTAGCGACATTCTTTGTTACTTCTGCCGACTCAGCAACATTTGTTGTTTCTATGCAAACGAGTAACGGAAGCTTATCACCGAAAAATAGCTTAAAACTTATATGGGGATTAACAATCGCGATAATTGCAGCTATTTTATTACAAGCTGGAGGATTAAATGCACTACAAATTGCAGCAATAATCGCAGCACTACCATTTTCTATCGTAGTCGTTCTTATGGTTACTTCGCTCTTTAAAGAGCTGCGAAAAGAAGATTTTAATTCGCAAACGAAAGAAGTCTCTCAAAAAATAAAAAAGATTATGTAA
- a CDS encoding PrkA family serine protein kinase translates to MDILKKIEQHREAEERLQWEGTFAEYLELVKERPWVAQTAHSRIYNMIKDAGIEEVDGRRKYNFFSNQLFGLEDALERLVEEYFHPSAKRLDVRKRILLLMGPVSGGKSTLVTMLKRGLETYSRTDRGAIFAIKGCPMHEDPLHLIPHHLRDDFFDEYGVRIEGNLSPLNVMRLEQEYGSRIEDVVVERIFFSEDRRTGIGTFSPSDPKSQDIADLTGSLDFSTIAEYGSESDPRAYRFDGELNKANRGMMEFQEMLKCDEKFLWHLLSLTQEGNFKAGRFALISADELIVAHTNETEYRSFIANKKNEALHSRIIVMPVPYNLRVSEEEHIYEKMIRESDVSDVHIAPHTLRVAAMFTILTRLKDPKRPDIDLIKKMRLYDGETVEGYNAIDVEELQREYQDEGMKGIDPRYVINRISSTIIRKEVPSINALDVLRSLKDGLDQHPSISNEDRERYMNFISLARKEYDEIAKKEVQKAFVYSYEESAKTLMDNYLDNVEAYCNKSKLRDPLTGEEMSPDEKLMRSIEEQIGISENAKKAFREEILIRISAYARKGKRFDYNSHERLREAIQKKLFADLKDIVKITTSTKTPDENQLKKINDVVARLIDEHGYNSSSANELLRYVGSLLNR, encoded by the coding sequence TTGAACAGCATCGAGAAGCAGAAGAACGCTTACAATGGGAAGGTACGTTTGCGGAGTATTTAGAGCTTGTGAAGGAAAGACCATGGGTGGCTCAAACAGCACACTCTCGCATTTACAATATGATAAAAGACGCTGGAATTGAAGAAGTTGATGGCAGAAGAAAGTATAATTTCTTTAGTAATCAGCTATTTGGATTAGAGGATGCTTTAGAACGCCTTGTAGAGGAATATTTTCATCCATCAGCAAAACGATTAGATGTTAGAAAACGTATTTTATTATTAATGGGTCCTGTTAGTGGAGGGAAATCAACATTAGTTACGATGTTGAAACGAGGATTAGAAACTTATTCAAGAACAGATCGCGGAGCAATCTTTGCAATTAAAGGTTGCCCAATGCATGAAGATCCACTTCATTTAATTCCGCATCATTTACGAGATGATTTCTTTGATGAGTATGGAGTCAGAATTGAAGGGAATCTATCACCACTAAATGTGATGCGTTTAGAACAAGAATATGGGTCAAGAATTGAGGATGTAGTTGTAGAGCGTATTTTCTTCTCGGAAGATCGCCGTACAGGGATTGGTACATTTAGTCCTTCAGATCCGAAGTCACAAGATATTGCTGACTTAACAGGTAGTCTTGACTTCTCTACAATTGCAGAATATGGTTCAGAATCAGATCCTCGAGCGTATCGCTTTGATGGAGAATTAAATAAGGCGAACCGAGGAATGATGGAATTCCAAGAGATGTTAAAATGTGATGAGAAATTTTTATGGCATTTATTATCTCTTACGCAAGAAGGGAATTTCAAAGCAGGAAGATTTGCGCTTATTTCAGCAGATGAATTAATCGTAGCGCATACGAACGAAACAGAGTATCGTTCCTTTATAGCAAATAAGAAAAATGAAGCATTACATTCGCGTATTATCGTAATGCCGGTCCCATACAATTTACGGGTTAGTGAAGAAGAACATATTTATGAAAAAATGATTCGTGAAAGTGACGTGTCCGATGTGCACATTGCACCGCACACACTTCGAGTTGCAGCAATGTTTACGATTTTAACTCGTTTAAAAGATCCGAAGCGTCCAGATATTGATTTAATTAAAAAGATGCGTTTGTATGATGGAGAAACGGTAGAAGGTTATAATGCGATTGATGTAGAGGAGCTGCAACGCGAATATCAAGATGAAGGTATGAAAGGTATTGATCCTCGTTACGTTATTAACCGAATTTCTTCTACAATTATTCGAAAAGAGGTACCGTCTATTAACGCCCTAGATGTGCTTAGATCGTTAAAAGATGGGTTGGATCAGCACCCATCGATTAGTAATGAAGACCGAGAGCGTTATATGAATTTCATTTCATTAGCGAGAAAAGAATACGATGAAATCGCGAAGAAAGAAGTACAAAAAGCGTTTGTTTATTCATACGAAGAATCCGCTAAGACACTTATGGATAATTACTTAGATAACGTTGAGGCGTACTGCAATAAGTCGAAGTTACGTGATCCGTTAACAGGAGAAGAAATGAGCCCAGATGAAAAATTAATGCGCTCGATTGAGGAGCAAATTGGAATCTCGGAAAATGCTAAAAAAGCATTCCGGGAAGAAATATTAATCCGCATCTCTGCTTATGCACGTAAAGGGAAACGCTTCGATTATAATTCGCACGAACGTCTTCGTGAAGCGATTCAGAAGAAGCTATTTGCTGATTTAAAAGATATAGTGAAAATTACAACATCAACGAAAACGCCAGACGAAAATCAGCTGAAGAAAATCAATGATGTTGTTGCACGTTTAATTGATGAACACGGCTATAATTCTTCTTCAGCAAATGAATTATTACGCTATGTAGGTAGCCTGCTAAATCGATAG